A genomic segment from Diceros bicornis minor isolate mBicDic1 chromosome 5, mDicBic1.mat.cur, whole genome shotgun sequence encodes:
- the FOXB1 gene encoding forkhead box protein B1, with product MPRPGRNTYSDQKPPYSYISLTAMAIQSSPEKMLPLSEIYKFIMDRFPYYRENTQRWQNSLRHNLSFNDCFIKIPRRPDQPGKGSFWALHPSCGDMFENGSFLRRRKRFKVLKSDHLAPSKPADAAQYLQQQAKLRLSALAASGTHLPQMPAAAYNLGGVAQPSGFKHPFAIENIIAREYKMPGGLAFSAMQPVPAAYPLPNQLTTMGSSLGTGWPHVYGSAGMIDSATPISMASGDYSAYGVPLKPLCHAAGQTLPAIPVPIKPTPAAVPALPSLPAPIPTLLSNSPPSLSPTSSQTATSQSSPATPSETLTSPASALHSVAVH from the coding sequence ATGCCTCGGCCCGGCAGAAACACGTACAGCGACCAGAAGCCGCCCTACTCGTACATCTCGCTGACCGCTATGGCCATTCAGAGCTCGCCCGAGAAGATGCTGCCGCTGAGCGAGATCTACAAGTTCATCATGGACCGCTTCCCCTACTACCGGGAGAACACGCAGCGCTGGCAGAACAGCCTGCGCCACAACCTCTCCTTCAACGACTGCTTCATCAAGATCCCGCGGCGGCCAGATCAGCCGGGCAAGGGCAGCTTCTGGGCGCTGCACCCCAGCTGCGGGGACATGTTTGAGAACGGCAGCTTCCTGCGGCGCCGCAAGCGCTTCAAGGTGCTCAAGTCGGACCACCTGGCGCCCAGCAAGCCCGCCGACGCTGCGCAGTATCTGCAGCAGCAGGCCAAGCTGCGCCTCAGCGCGCTCGCGGCCTCTGGCACGCACCTGCCGCAGATGCCTGCTGCCGCCTACAACCTGGGCGGCGTGGCGCAGCCCTCGGGCTTCAAGCACCCTTTCGCCATCGAGAATATCATCGCGCGCGAGTACAAGATGCCTGGGGGGCTGGCCTTCTCCGCCATGCAGCCGGTGCCCGCCGCCTACCCGCTCCCCAACCAGTTGACTACCATGGGCAGCTCGCTGGGCACTGGCTGGCCACACGTGTACGGTTCTGCAGGCATGATCGATTCGGCCACCCCCATTTCCATGGCTAGTGGCGATTACAGCGCCTACGGTGTGCCGCTGAAGCCGCTGTGCCACGCAGCGGGCCAGACGCTGCCCGCCATCCCGGTGCCCATCAAGCCCACGCCGGCCGCAGTGCCCGCGCTGCCCTCGCTGCCCGCGCCCATCCCCACCTTGCTCTCGAACTCGCCTCCCTCGCTCAGCCCCACGTCCTCGCAAACAGCCACCAGCCAAAGCAGCCCCGCCACTCCCAGCGAAACGCTCACCAGCCCGGCCTCCGCCTTGCACTCGGTGGCGGTGCACTGA